One Nocardioidaceae bacterium SCSIO 66511 genomic window carries:
- a CDS encoding TerC family protein has protein sequence MDVTTTEWLITVGVTIAVLAFDIVIVARRPHEPTIKECAIALSIYVGLALLFGLWVFGFHGPSYGVEFYTGWLVEYSLSIDNLFLFIIIMASLNVPRKYQQEALLVGIILALIFRAVFIALGKVAIDNFSWVFYLFGAFLVYTAYTMVRSYRRHDDGERDENRLVTFARTRLNATDEYHGLKLFIKRNGKRMITPMFIVVLALGSTDIMFALDSIPAIYGITQEAYLVFTANVFALMGLRQLYFLLGDLLQRLVYLSLGLSFILAFIGVKLVLHALHQNEVPFINDGNHVPVPEINALLSLAVVIATLVVTAVASLAKSRRTPEVHR, from the coding sequence GTGGACGTCACCACGACCGAATGGCTCATCACTGTCGGCGTGACCATCGCCGTACTCGCGTTCGACATCGTGATCGTCGCGCGCCGACCGCATGAGCCGACGATCAAGGAATGCGCGATCGCGCTGTCGATCTATGTCGGGCTCGCGTTGCTCTTCGGGCTCTGGGTTTTCGGCTTTCACGGCCCGTCGTACGGCGTCGAGTTCTACACGGGCTGGCTGGTCGAGTACAGCCTGTCGATCGACAACCTGTTCTTGTTCATCATCATCATGGCGTCGCTGAACGTGCCGCGGAAGTACCAACAGGAGGCGCTGCTGGTCGGCATCATCCTGGCGCTGATCTTTCGGGCCGTCTTCATCGCGCTCGGCAAGGTCGCCATCGACAACTTCTCCTGGGTCTTCTACCTCTTCGGCGCGTTCCTCGTCTACACCGCGTACACGATGGTTCGCAGCTACCGCCGCCACGACGACGGTGAGCGCGACGAGAACCGTCTCGTCACGTTCGCGCGTACGCGCCTGAACGCGACCGACGAGTACCACGGGCTCAAACTGTTCATCAAGCGCAACGGCAAGCGGATGATCACTCCGATGTTCATCGTCGTGCTCGCGCTCGGCTCGACCGACATCATGTTCGCGCTCGACTCGATCCCGGCGATCTACGGGATCACCCAGGAGGCCTATCTGGTCTTCACCGCGAACGTGTTCGCGCTGATGGGCCTGCGGCAGTTGTACTTCCTCCTCGGCGACCTGCTGCAACGTCTCGTCTACCTGTCGCTCGGGCTCTCGTTCATCCTCGCGTTCATCGGTGTGAAGCTCGTCCTGCATGCGCTGCACCAGAACGAGGTCCCGTTCATCAACGACGGCAACCACGTACCTGTGCCTGAGATCAACGCGTTGCTGAGCCTCGCTGTCGTGATCGCGACGCTGGTGGTCACTGCCGTTGCGAGCCTTGCGAAGTCTCGACGGACGCCGGAGGTACACCGGTGA
- a CDS encoding TetR/AcrR family transcriptional regulator, with product MSPTERPREVMLGKVVEWFTANGVLDTSMRTLAAGIGTSNRMLNYHFGSREQLLAAVIERVCEAERDALQEFIALNLDPVDAGYLYWSHVADTASVFAPLFYELSAHAMYGKEYADGLRTVLTNAWVSGFAEGFARVTTRDHAERLARLCLAVGRGVLFEMALTGDRAAADTAIEEFTAMVRAAVR from the coding sequence ATGAGTCCGACCGAGCGCCCGCGTGAGGTGATGCTCGGCAAGGTCGTTGAGTGGTTCACGGCCAATGGGGTGCTGGACACGAGTATGCGCACGCTGGCCGCGGGTATCGGCACCAGCAACCGGATGCTCAACTACCACTTCGGTTCGCGTGAGCAGTTGTTGGCGGCGGTCATCGAGCGGGTATGTGAGGCCGAACGCGATGCGCTGCAGGAGTTCATCGCGCTCAACCTCGACCCGGTCGATGCGGGCTATCTCTACTGGAGCCACGTAGCCGACACCGCGAGCGTCTTCGCACCCCTCTTCTACGAACTGTCGGCCCATGCGATGTACGGCAAGGAGTACGCCGACGGTCTTCGTACCGTCTTGACCAACGCCTGGGTTTCCGGGTTCGCCGAGGGCTTCGCGCGGGTGACCACTCGAGACCATGCCGAGCGGTTGGCCCGGCTGTGTCTCGCGGTGGGTCGGGGCGTCCTGTTCGAGATGGCCCTCACCGGAGATCGCGCGGCAGCAGACACGGCGATCGAGGAGTTCACTGCGATGGTCAGAGCGGCGGTGCGCTGA
- a CDS encoding inositol monophosphatase, which translates to MTSHLGDLLVTARETIGYACDLLAQTPLDAVQSKQDRDLVSNVDLSIERAIRARLADRTPTIGFLGEEEGTSDGSPHAETWILDPVDGTNNFIHGIPLYGISLALVRENRPEVGVIALPGQGSVYYGATGLGAFKDDRPIRCRSTPNLSEAIVTMGDYAVGDNAPDKNTRRLSLTAHLAGTVERVRMLGSAAVDMAWLAEGRTDAALALSNSAWDFTAGVAIAREAGARVRDIDGTEHSLTSRGLIATAAGVSDEAVALVRKAMDDTNPAPNRTRAHLS; encoded by the coding sequence ATGACCTCGCACCTAGGGGACCTTCTCGTGACCGCCCGCGAGACGATCGGCTACGCATGCGACCTACTCGCTCAAACGCCGCTCGATGCCGTGCAGAGCAAGCAAGACCGCGACCTGGTGTCCAATGTCGACCTCTCGATCGAGCGCGCCATCCGCGCGCGACTGGCCGACCGGACGCCGACCATCGGGTTTCTCGGCGAAGAGGAAGGAACCAGCGACGGCAGTCCGCACGCCGAGACGTGGATACTCGATCCGGTTGACGGCACGAACAATTTCATCCACGGCATCCCGCTGTACGGCATATCCCTTGCACTTGTCCGCGAGAACCGACCTGAGGTCGGCGTCATCGCCCTACCAGGTCAGGGAAGCGTCTACTACGGCGCGACAGGCCTCGGAGCGTTCAAGGACGACAGGCCGATCCGCTGCCGCAGCACGCCCAATCTGAGCGAGGCCATCGTCACCATGGGCGACTACGCGGTCGGCGACAACGCACCGGACAAGAACACCCGACGCCTCTCCCTCACCGCCCACCTAGCCGGAACCGTCGAGCGCGTACGCATGCTCGGCTCAGCCGCGGTAGATATGGCATGGCTCGCCGAAGGCCGGACAGACGCAGCGCTAGCCCTGTCCAACAGTGCCTGGGACTTCACCGCAGGCGTAGCAATCGCCCGCGAGGCAGGCGCACGTGTCCGCGACATCGACGGAACCGAACACTCGCTCACCTCGCGCGGACTCATAGCGACCGCAGCAGGCGTCAGCGACGAAGCCGTGGCCCTCGTCCGCAAAGCCATGGACGACACCAACCCGGCGCCTAACCGAACTCGTGCGCACCTGTCTTAG
- a CDS encoding DUF5919 domain-containing protein: MTTDGKVHRITDHGSYKPDVASLARRQLASARRALNLSADEFAKVLAPVIKWTPSAEVIESWESSATPPGDVLVAAGILTSGASSAGATNSRDDDLVGQLMTERYSDVAAVYPSRAEFANAMPPDSFLSGASDIAIAGLSLNLICQQYTDHQIRELVENGTRLRALFLEPESDAMRARELEEGYHDPGKLSLLTTMNMEILQQRVYDQLSNDARPRMQIATYSETIRFNLIIVDDELCIAQPYLPATRGVDAPTFVIKRQWATGGMFGVFQQMLDHLWDRRTS, encoded by the coding sequence ATGACCACCGACGGGAAGGTTCACCGGATCACCGATCACGGCTCTTACAAGCCCGACGTTGCGTCGCTTGCAAGGCGCCAGCTCGCATCAGCGCGACGAGCCCTGAATCTCTCGGCGGATGAGTTCGCAAAGGTGCTCGCCCCGGTCATCAAATGGACGCCCTCCGCTGAGGTAATCGAATCCTGGGAGTCGAGCGCTACGCCCCCGGGCGATGTGCTCGTAGCGGCGGGAATACTGACTAGCGGGGCATCGTCCGCCGGTGCGACGAACAGCAGAGACGATGACCTCGTAGGCCAGCTCATGACAGAGCGATACTCAGACGTTGCCGCTGTCTACCCCTCGCGTGCCGAGTTCGCCAACGCGATGCCGCCCGACTCATTCCTCAGCGGTGCATCCGACATCGCGATAGCCGGACTGTCGCTAAACCTCATCTGCCAGCAGTACACCGACCATCAGATTCGCGAGCTCGTGGAGAACGGAACCAGACTCCGCGCACTCTTCCTCGAGCCCGAGAGCGATGCTATGCGCGCACGAGAACTCGAGGAGGGCTACCACGACCCGGGGAAGCTGTCGCTGCTCACCACGATGAACATGGAGATACTCCAGCAGCGGGTCTACGACCAACTCTCCAACGACGCCCGGCCTCGCATGCAGATCGCGACATACAGCGAGACCATCCGATTCAACCTCATCATCGTCGACGACGAGCTTTGTATCGCACAGCCCTACCTACCAGCCACGCGCGGCGTCGACGCGCCTACCTTCGTGATCAAACGACAGTGGGCTACCGGCGGCATGTTCGGCGTCTTCCAACAGATGCTCGACCACCTATGGGATCGGCGGACGTCATGA
- a CDS encoding GntR family transcriptional regulator: MTPQTLSQKVAEDLRAQIAEGRLKVGAPIPSQAQLTERYEVSTSVTRKAVDQLRGEGLLVGQPGKAVYVQATPREVEEETRHVDSLATRLTSLEDEVRGLAPKAGASPDLSVIEELRGELTYLRRQVAVLRSHLMDLYGRMGQPYPHDEVHADEMESAERATGTS; the protein is encoded by the coding sequence ATGACACCGCAGACACTTAGCCAGAAGGTCGCCGAGGACTTGCGCGCGCAGATCGCCGAAGGGCGGCTCAAGGTCGGCGCACCGATTCCTTCGCAAGCGCAGCTCACAGAGAGGTACGAGGTCTCAACAAGCGTTACTCGCAAGGCAGTCGACCAGTTACGCGGCGAAGGTTTGCTCGTCGGCCAACCCGGCAAGGCCGTGTACGTCCAGGCGACACCACGTGAGGTCGAAGAAGAGACCCGGCACGTCGATTCACTCGCCACCCGCTTGACGAGCCTTGAGGACGAGGTGCGAGGCCTCGCGCCGAAGGCCGGTGCTTCGCCTGACCTGTCGGTGATCGAGGAACTACGAGGCGAGTTGACCTACCTACGCCGTCAGGTCGCCGTGCTGCGATCACACTTGATGGACCTTTACGGACGGATGGGCCAGCCGTACCCACACGACGAGGTTCATGCCGACGAGATGGAATCGGCAGAGCGCGCCACGGGTACATCATGA
- a CDS encoding WhiB family transcriptional regulator — protein MSADKLDGQLTLPLPEPTHDAQLARRITPGWQAQAACVDTHGDVFYPEPDERGASVEAAALAVCNGCRVRSSCRAAALLNAEQGVWGGTTEADRDRMGSALARGVSVDAVLVETIRPRLDGQGVAA, from the coding sequence ATGAGCGCGGACAAGCTCGACGGCCAGCTCACCTTGCCGCTACCCGAACCGACCCACGATGCCCAGCTCGCGCGCCGGATCACGCCGGGATGGCAGGCCCAGGCCGCGTGCGTCGACACACATGGCGACGTGTTCTATCCCGAACCCGACGAACGGGGCGCATCGGTGGAGGCTGCTGCGCTGGCTGTGTGCAACGGGTGCCGGGTCCGGTCCTCCTGCCGTGCCGCTGCGCTCCTCAACGCCGAACAAGGTGTGTGGGGCGGAACCACGGAGGCTGACCGCGACCGCATGGGTTCGGCACTCGCACGCGGGGTGTCCGTCGATGCCGTGTTGGTCGAAACGATCCGGCCACGCCTCGACGGTCAGGGGGTGGCGGCATGA
- a CDS encoding replication initiation protein, with amino-acid sequence MTGLPELDNATVRELAEYAGVCVRPIVRKLIDLSTGEERVIPIPCGSTKSRVCPPCAEKARQLRISQCLEGWHRVDEPESDEPDDDSLDDRPDDDGQDDFGDDARTVDAERALARRVRSTKRRDDVGELPKRPTADTTLGRTFTAPDGTVYRPSMFLTFTLPSYGRVRRDGTPCNPSTYDYRKAALDALHFPALVDRIWQALRRGAGYNAQYFATVEPQKRLALHLHAAVRGTIPRQTVRQVVDGVYHQVWWPQLDEPVYVDRLPVWDERQDGYVDPDTGVLLPTWDQALDRIDPATDEPAHMIRPGKQFDYQGIIASNERQIAKSVGYLTKYLTKSIAEAYDPDTITKRQRAHRDRLHAELLYLPCTPQCANWLRFGVQPKAAKSGMRPGECGKKAHELDNLGHGGRRCLASRQWSGKKLSEHKADRAEVVRQVLDEAGIDAPDTDRFAADATDETGQARYVWESLDPTNGETCPDYQRVIKAAVTERNRWRAEYDRAQAIIAARDGPPDNCSATPQPAAPDAA; translated from the coding sequence ATGACTGGCCTTCCGGAGCTGGATAACGCGACCGTGCGGGAGTTGGCCGAGTACGCGGGCGTGTGTGTCCGTCCGATCGTGCGGAAACTGATCGACCTTTCGACGGGTGAGGAACGGGTGATCCCGATCCCGTGCGGGTCGACGAAATCGCGGGTCTGTCCACCGTGTGCGGAGAAGGCACGCCAGCTCCGCATTTCGCAGTGCCTCGAGGGCTGGCATCGGGTCGACGAACCCGAGAGCGACGAGCCCGATGACGATTCGCTCGACGACCGGCCCGACGACGACGGCCAGGACGACTTCGGCGACGACGCGAGAACGGTGGATGCTGAGCGGGCGTTGGCGCGGCGGGTGCGGTCGACGAAGCGTCGTGATGATGTGGGCGAGCTCCCGAAGCGTCCGACGGCGGATACGACCCTTGGGCGGACGTTCACGGCTCCGGACGGCACGGTCTATAGGCCGTCGATGTTCCTGACGTTCACGCTCCCGTCCTATGGGCGGGTCCGCCGCGATGGCACACCGTGCAACCCGTCGACGTATGACTACCGCAAGGCCGCGTTGGACGCCCTACATTTCCCGGCCCTGGTCGATCGCATCTGGCAGGCGTTGCGCCGGGGCGCGGGATACAACGCGCAGTATTTCGCGACCGTCGAACCCCAGAAACGCCTCGCGCTGCATCTCCACGCCGCGGTACGCGGAACGATCCCACGACAGACGGTGCGCCAAGTCGTCGACGGCGTCTACCACCAAGTGTGGTGGCCCCAACTCGACGAACCGGTCTACGTCGACCGGCTGCCGGTGTGGGACGAACGACAGGACGGCTACGTCGACCCCGACACAGGTGTGCTGCTGCCGACCTGGGATCAGGCACTCGACCGGATCGACCCCGCCACCGATGAGCCGGCGCACATGATCCGGCCCGGGAAACAGTTCGACTATCAGGGCATCATCGCCTCCAACGAACGCCAGATCGCCAAGTCGGTCGGGTATCTGACGAAGTACCTCACCAAGTCCATCGCGGAGGCGTACGACCCGGACACGATCACGAAACGTCAGCGTGCACATCGGGACCGGCTGCATGCCGAGCTGCTGTATCTGCCGTGTACCCCGCAGTGTGCGAACTGGCTGCGCTTCGGCGTTCAACCCAAGGCCGCGAAGTCGGGGATGCGTCCCGGCGAATGTGGCAAGAAGGCCCACGAGCTGGACAACCTCGGCCACGGCGGCAGACGGTGCCTCGCCTCCCGCCAGTGGTCGGGCAAGAAGCTGTCCGAACACAAGGCCGACCGCGCCGAAGTCGTGCGCCAGGTCCTCGACGAAGCAGGGATCGACGCACCCGACACCGACAGGTTCGCCGCCGACGCAACAGACGAGACCGGCCAGGCCCGCTACGTGTGGGAATCCCTCGACCCCACCAACGGCGAAACGTGCCCGGACTACCAACGCGTGATCAAAGCCGCTGTCACGGAGCGGAACCGCTGGCGCGCTGAATACGACCGCGCCCAAGCGATCATCGCGGCCCGTGATGGACCTCCCGACAACTGTTCGGCAACTCCACAACCCGCCGCACCCGACGCGGCATAA
- a CDS encoding excisionase family DNA-binding protein: MSDKLLTVAEAAERLGTTERFPRRLVAERRIRFVKVGRHVRFPASALAEYIATNTVEPRPARRGLRAVA, translated from the coding sequence ATGAGTGACAAGCTGTTGACGGTCGCTGAGGCGGCGGAGCGGCTCGGTACAACGGAGCGATTCCCGCGCCGACTGGTCGCGGAGCGGCGGATTCGCTTCGTCAAGGTGGGGCGGCACGTTCGGTTTCCCGCTTCAGCGTTGGCTGAGTACATCGCGACGAACACGGTCGAGCCTCGCCCTGCACGTCGTGGTCTACGGGCGGTGGCGTGA
- a CDS encoding site-specific integrase gives MGRRRFGRVRRLPSGRFQVRYRGLDGVDRPAPRTFGNKTDANNWLTDKESELLRGEWYDPDAAAIPLDEYARRWISERPNLAARTVELYTSLYRLHLAPDLGRLGLIDITAARVRTWRKTRLDAGAPHVQTAKAYRLLKAIMNTALDDGLIRRNPCRIKGGGSERSPERPSVDVADAFAIADNIVPRYRALVLLATFASLRYGELMGLQRDDLDLAARTVKVRRAVKEVGGRQLVDEPKTWAGRRTVTIPRVIVPDLAWHLRVFAEDGDDGRLFVGSRGATPLRSNFHKYWLSALELAGVGDVRLHDLRHTGATAAAMTGATTRELMQRLGHSSPRAAMIYQHATDDRDRAIADGLDELIGQARKGSQADRSHDEDDDDPPMVGVPTGT, from the coding sequence ATGGGACGGCGACGATTCGGGCGTGTACGGCGTCTGCCGTCGGGTCGGTTCCAGGTTCGGTATCGCGGCCTTGATGGTGTCGACCGTCCCGCGCCGAGGACGTTCGGCAATAAGACGGACGCGAACAACTGGCTTACTGACAAGGAGTCTGAGCTGTTGCGGGGGGAGTGGTACGACCCGGACGCGGCGGCGATCCCGCTCGACGAGTACGCGCGTCGTTGGATCAGCGAGCGTCCGAACCTCGCGGCCCGGACGGTTGAGCTGTACACGTCGTTGTATCGCCTCCACCTGGCGCCCGACCTCGGACGGCTCGGGCTGATCGATATCACGGCGGCGCGGGTCCGCACCTGGCGGAAGACGCGACTCGATGCGGGTGCGCCTCACGTCCAGACAGCTAAGGCGTACCGACTCCTCAAAGCGATCATGAACACGGCCCTTGATGACGGGCTGATCCGTCGGAATCCGTGCCGGATCAAGGGCGGCGGTAGCGAGCGGTCACCGGAGCGTCCAAGTGTCGATGTGGCGGACGCGTTCGCGATCGCTGACAACATCGTGCCGAGATACCGGGCGTTGGTGCTGCTGGCGACGTTCGCGAGCTTGCGGTACGGCGAGCTGATGGGCCTTCAACGTGACGACCTCGACCTGGCGGCGCGGACGGTCAAGGTTCGCCGTGCGGTCAAGGAGGTCGGCGGCAGGCAGCTCGTCGACGAGCCCAAGACCTGGGCCGGTCGGCGCACGGTCACGATCCCGCGCGTGATCGTCCCGGACCTGGCCTGGCATCTGCGGGTGTTCGCCGAAGATGGTGACGACGGGCGGCTGTTCGTCGGCTCCCGTGGCGCCACGCCGCTGCGGTCGAACTTCCATAAGTACTGGCTGAGCGCGCTGGAGCTCGCGGGGGTCGGTGATGTGCGGTTGCACGATCTACGCCATACGGGCGCAACGGCTGCCGCGATGACGGGTGCGACGACGCGTGAGCTGATGCAGCGACTCGGCCATAGCTCGCCCCGCGCGGCGATGATCTATCAACACGCGACCGACGACCGGGACCGGGCGATCGCGGATGGTCTCGACGAGCTCATCGGACAGGCTCGCAAGGGTTCGCAGGCCGATCGGAGCCACGACGAAGACGATGACGATCCGCCGATGGTCGGCGTCCCAACGGGCACGTAG
- a CDS encoding helix-turn-helix domain-containing protein: MRNEPRGMPQAIVRPKAAESVLDVERLRPRASLAPFVDYLWLVRWHVDGSHRQQVVTQPRIHIAAEDGRLLVHGVNRDPFFRTLCGDGHVLGAAFHAGGFRPMLGSSVGAISGTVVPAGDLFGVDDRPVARAILATNDTEVMRAAFEDYLESRNTRADPTADEVAALVAYAESTTSLTRADVLAAHAGMSLRTLQRLFTEYVGIGPKWVIQRFRLLDAARAAHEGVEIDWAELAAASGFSDQAHLTRLFTRVVGTPPASYASDPRTR, translated from the coding sequence ATGCGCAACGAGCCCCGGGGAATGCCGCAGGCGATCGTCCGGCCGAAGGCGGCGGAGTCGGTGCTCGACGTCGAGCGCCTCCGCCCACGCGCATCTCTTGCACCGTTCGTCGACTACCTGTGGCTCGTGCGCTGGCACGTCGACGGGTCACATCGGCAGCAGGTCGTCACACAACCGCGCATCCACATCGCCGCCGAAGACGGGCGACTCCTCGTGCACGGCGTCAACCGCGACCCGTTCTTTCGTACGCTCTGCGGCGACGGGCACGTGCTCGGCGCCGCATTCCACGCGGGCGGCTTCCGGCCGATGCTCGGCTCGAGCGTCGGTGCCATCTCGGGCACGGTCGTACCGGCCGGCGACCTGTTCGGAGTCGATGACCGTCCGGTCGCGCGGGCGATCCTCGCGACCAACGACACCGAGGTGATGCGAGCCGCGTTCGAGGACTACCTCGAGTCGCGCAACACCCGAGCCGATCCCACGGCCGACGAGGTCGCCGCCCTGGTCGCGTACGCCGAGAGCACGACGTCACTCACCCGCGCCGACGTGCTCGCCGCCCACGCAGGCATGAGCCTTCGTACACTGCAGCGGCTCTTCACCGAGTACGTCGGGATCGGCCCCAAATGGGTGATCCAGCGGTTCCGGCTGCTCGACGCGGCCCGGGCAGCCCACGAGGGCGTCGAGATCGACTGGGCGGAGCTGGCGGCCGCTTCGGGCTTCAGCGACCAGGCCCATCTGACCCGACTTTTCACACGTGTCGTCGGCACTCCGCCGGCCTCCTACGCCAGCGATCCTCGTACGCGCTGA
- a CDS encoding DUF3224 domain-containing protein encodes MAYTHRAKTRFNVTAWSEAAFVDIDGEGTTMGDAYYPTRGLTRADVTYTYSGELEGTSTVAYLISYKDGAAPIVGFERFEGTIGGHDGSCVLRHVGSHTGEGVEATVEVVPGMGTGGLTDLQGEAELRIAGHSDDGYELVFSYDL; translated from the coding sequence ATGGCTTACACACACCGGGCAAAGACCAGATTCAACGTGACAGCGTGGTCGGAGGCGGCGTTCGTCGATATCGACGGCGAGGGCACGACCATGGGCGACGCGTACTACCCGACCCGCGGCCTCACCCGCGCCGATGTCACCTACACGTACTCGGGGGAGCTGGAGGGCACGAGCACTGTCGCCTACCTGATCTCCTACAAGGACGGCGCTGCACCGATCGTCGGGTTCGAGCGGTTCGAGGGCACCATCGGCGGCCACGACGGTTCCTGTGTGCTGCGACATGTGGGCTCGCACACGGGGGAAGGCGTCGAGGCAACCGTCGAGGTCGTACCCGGCATGGGCACAGGCGGTCTCACCGATCTGCAGGGCGAGGCAGAGCTACGCATCGCCGGCCACAGCGACGACGGCTACGAGCTCGTCTTCTCCTACGACCTGTGA
- a CDS encoding TetR/AcrR family transcriptional regulator, protein MSARSYHHGDLRNAVLEAAVAAIGEVGPAALSLRDLARRAGVSHAAPAHHFGDKAGVLGAVAAQGFDLLAEVLSASSGDLRAVGAAYVGFAVDHRAHFEVMFRPELYRVDDPEVRAARDRASQVLYDGIGAELEDSPDGDASKRAAIAAWSFTHGFATLWLTGALPDWVGDDATNAARDIGSAFTLET, encoded by the coding sequence ATGAGCGCGCGTTCGTACCACCACGGAGACCTTCGCAACGCCGTCCTGGAGGCGGCGGTCGCCGCGATCGGCGAGGTCGGGCCGGCCGCGCTGAGCCTGCGCGATCTGGCGAGGCGCGCGGGCGTCTCGCATGCGGCACCTGCGCATCACTTCGGTGACAAGGCGGGCGTGCTCGGCGCGGTCGCGGCGCAGGGGTTCGACCTGTTGGCAGAGGTGCTGAGCGCGTCGAGCGGTGATCTGCGTGCCGTCGGCGCCGCGTACGTCGGCTTCGCGGTCGACCACCGCGCGCATTTCGAGGTGATGTTCCGGCCCGAGCTGTACCGCGTCGACGACCCGGAGGTACGCGCCGCGCGCGACCGCGCATCGCAGGTGCTCTACGACGGCATCGGCGCCGAGCTCGAGGACTCGCCAGACGGTGACGCATCGAAGCGGGCGGCGATCGCGGCCTGGTCCTTCACGCACGGATTCGCAACGCTGTGGCTGACCGGCGCGTTGCCGGACTGGGTCGGGGACGACGCAACGAACGCGGCTCGCGACATCGGGTCTGCGTTCACCCTCGAGACCTGA
- a CDS encoding 4-amino-4-deoxy-L-arabinose transferase — translation MTVRPLDALTGELRARTPTAGKTRVLAIDGPSGSGKTTLAGRLAQTGVPTAKPIPIVHLEDIYPGWDGLRETPDLLVDWVLRPLSEGRPAAYRHWNWERDEWAGLHSVPAADTLIVEGVGSGALACAPFLTMLVWIDAPREVRKARGIERDGETYRPYWERWAALEAEMFATDRTRERADICIDGDSSVPHDAAREFVSTD, via the coding sequence GTGACTGTACGCCCGCTCGACGCGCTGACCGGCGAGCTCCGCGCACGTACGCCGACCGCCGGGAAGACCCGGGTCCTCGCCATCGACGGCCCGAGCGGATCGGGAAAGACGACCCTTGCCGGCCGGCTCGCGCAGACGGGCGTACCCACCGCCAAGCCGATCCCGATCGTGCACCTGGAGGACATCTACCCCGGATGGGACGGCCTGCGCGAAACGCCCGACCTGTTGGTCGACTGGGTACTTCGACCTCTGTCCGAAGGGCGACCAGCGGCGTATCGCCACTGGAACTGGGAACGCGACGAGTGGGCAGGGCTCCATTCGGTACCCGCCGCCGACACCCTGATCGTCGAGGGTGTGGGCTCCGGAGCACTAGCCTGCGCACCGTTCCTCACCATGCTGGTCTGGATCGACGCGCCCCGCGAGGTACGAAAGGCGCGCGGCATCGAACGCGACGGCGAGACGTACCGCCCGTACTGGGAGCGCTGGGCGGCCCTGGAGGCGGAGATGTTCGCGACCGATCGCACGCGCGAGCGCGCCGACATATGCATCGACGGAGACTCGTCGGTGCCGCACGACGCCGCACGCGAGTTCGTTTCGACCGACTGA